One Drosophila santomea strain STO CAGO 1482 chromosome X, Prin_Dsan_1.1, whole genome shotgun sequence DNA segment encodes these proteins:
- the LOC120456824 gene encoding protein mab-21: MLVPSDMIAAQSKMVYQMNKYCADRVQVRKAQIHKQIQEVCRIVQDVLKEVEVQEPRFISSLNDYNGRFEGLEVISPTEFEIIIYLNQMGVLNFVDDGTLPGCAVLKLSDGRKRSMSLWVEFITASGYLSARKIRSRFQTLVAQACDKCAYRDIVKMIADTTEVKLRIRERIIVQITPAFKCAGLWPRSASHWPLPGIPWPHPNIVAEVKTEGFDMLSKECIALQGKNSAMEGDAWVLSFTDAENRLLQGASRRRCLSILKTLRDRHLDLPGNPVTSYHLKTLLLYECEKHPREMEWEENCIADRINGIFLQLISCLQCRRCPHYFLPNMDLFKGKSPGALENAAKQVWRLTRIMLTNVRCLEEL; encoded by the exons ATGCTGGTGCCGTCGGACATGATTGCGGCACAGTCCAAGATGGTATACCAGATGAACAAGTACTGTGCGGACCGCGTCCAGGTGCGCAAGGCGCAGATCCACAAGCAGATCCAGGAGGTCTGTCGCATCGTCCAGGATGTGCTCAAGGAGGTGGAGGTGCAGGAGCCGCGCTTCATCTCCTCGCTGAACGACTACAATGGACGCTTCGAGGGATTGGAGGTTATATCGCCCACCGAATTCGAGATCATCATCTATCTGAATCAAATGGGTGTGCTCAACTTTGTCGACGATGGCACACTGCCCGGCTGTGCCGTGCTCAAGCTGAGTGACGGCAGGAAGCGCTCCATGTCACTGTGGGTGGAGTTCATCACGGCCAGTGGTTATCTGTCCGCCCGCAAGATCCGCTCCAGGTTCCAAACGCTGGTGGCGCAGGCATGCGATAAGTGCGCCTATCGCGACATCGTCAAGATGATCGCCGACACCACGGAGGTGAAGCTGCGCATCCGGGAGCGCATCATCGTCCAGATCACGCCCGCCTTCAAGTGCGCCGGCCTCTGGCCAAGATCCGCCTCCCACTGGCCGCTGCCGGGCATCCCCTGGCCGCATCCGAACATCGTCGCCGAGGTGAAGACCGAGGGATTCGACATGCTCTCCAAGGAGTGCATCGCACTGCAGGGCAAGAACTCCGCCATGGAGGGCGATGCATGGGTGCTCAGCTTCACCGACGCCGAGAACCGGCTGCTCCAAG GAGCGAGTCGACGACGCTGCCTGAGCATCCTGAAGACCCTGCGAGATCGGCACCTGGACCTGCCCGGCAATCCGGTGACGTCGTACCATCTGAAGACCCTGCTGCTCTACGAGTGCGAGAAGCATCCGCGCGAGATGGAGTGGGAGGAGAACTGCATCGCGGACCGCATCAATGGGATATTCCTGCAGCTGATATCCTGCCTGCAGTGCCGCCGCTGTCCGCACTACTTCCTGCCCAACATGGATCTCTTCAAGGGCAAGTCGCCGGGTGCCCTGGAGAATGCGGCCAAGCAGGTTTGGCGGCTCACCCGGATCATGTTGACCAATGTCCGTTGCCTGGAGGAGCTGTAG